Proteins encoded within one genomic window of Bacteroidales bacterium:
- a CDS encoding DUF6150 family protein: MKKFFALFVIISVMLIGKGVQAQKVYSVRYESQADVKVYVVQYESQADLLVYKEKYESNAGKNDGRWFFEEYESNADKKIYFEEYESNADLKIYFVEYESQAGWKDKSKMYLMY, from the coding sequence ATGAAAAAGTTTTTTGCTCTCTTTGTAATTATTTCTGTAATGCTTATTGGAAAAGGTGTTCAGGCACAGAAAGTTTATTCCGTTCGATACGAATCACAAGCCGATGTTAAAGTTTATGTAGTTCAATATGAATCGCAGGCCGACCTATTGGTTTATAAAGAAAAATATGAATCGAATGCCGGAAAGAACGATGGTCGCTGGTTCTTTGAAGAATATGAATCGAATGCTGACAAAAAAATTTATTTTGAAGAATACGAATCAAATGCCGATTTGAAAATATATTTTGTAGAGTATGAGTCGCAGGCAGGATGGAAAGATAAAAGCAAAATGTATTTGATGTATTAA
- a CDS encoding GWxTD domain-containing protein, producing MKKVLYISLFFLIILISCRTGKVTNTDISYLYERDMISFIPGHTVYHLNDSISRIFYRFNSGNLLYVKEIKENNFSAKYSIHTELYETNDMKVIRDSSTFIFSDNEKEIKKNITGSIDVKAVSGKNYLVKFSFNDLNKNTSVDIFIDINKSDPNSAQNFLLLDSDSLPAFTNTPDTVSEYKLLCNNKNIQKLFVGYYDRIFPIAAPPFSFPVQKTFQYAPDSLYSIPVTNGITPALKFLYKGFYNYRSDTSQTEGFTIFRFYDGYPKITTAEQMLLSLRYLTGKNEYDDLVLKKNKKEAVEDFWLELAGNPDRAKEMIKSYYNRVQDANRLFTSYLEGWKTDRGIIYIVYGIPNIVYKNKDIETWTYGEDRNMLSISFNFTKVTNPFTDNDYSLSRSPAYKDGWYLAVDNWRR from the coding sequence ATGAAAAAAGTATTATACATATCATTATTTTTTCTGATCATATTAATTTCATGTCGAACCGGCAAGGTTACCAATACTGATATTTCTTATTTATACGAAAGGGATATGATTTCATTCATTCCTGGTCATACAGTATATCATCTCAATGATTCGATATCAAGAATTTTTTATCGTTTCAATTCGGGAAACCTTTTATATGTAAAGGAAATCAAAGAAAATAATTTTTCTGCAAAATATTCCATACATACAGAACTGTATGAAACTAACGATATGAAAGTTATTCGCGATAGCAGTACATTTATTTTTTCAGATAATGAAAAAGAAATAAAGAAAAATATTACCGGCTCTATTGATGTGAAGGCTGTTTCAGGAAAAAATTACCTGGTAAAATTTTCTTTCAATGATTTGAATAAAAACACGTCCGTTGATATTTTTATTGATATCAATAAATCCGATCCGAATTCAGCACAGAATTTTCTTTTACTCGACAGTGATAGCCTGCCCGCATTTACAAATACTCCCGATACTGTTTCAGAATATAAATTACTTTGTAATAATAAAAATATTCAGAAATTATTTGTGGGTTATTATGATAGGATTTTTCCTATTGCAGCTCCGCCATTTTCATTTCCTGTACAGAAAACATTCCAGTATGCGCCCGATAGTTTATATTCAATTCCTGTAACCAACGGAATTACTCCTGCTTTAAAATTTTTATATAAAGGCTTTTATAATTATCGTTCCGATACCTCTCAAACTGAAGGTTTCACGATTTTCAGATTTTATGATGGTTACCCAAAAATAACAACTGCAGAACAAATGTTGTTGTCATTGCGTTATCTTACAGGGAAAAATGAATACGATGATCTGGTATTAAAGAAAAATAAAAAGGAAGCAGTAGAAGATTTTTGGCTGGAACTGGCAGGTAATCCTGACAGGGCAAAAGAAATGATAAAGTCGTATTACAATCGTGTGCAGGATGCTAACCGATTATTTACTTCGTATCTTGAAGGATGGAAAACCGACAGAGGAATAATATACATTGTGTACGGCATACCAAATATTGTATACAAAAATAAAGATATTGAAACATGGACCTATGGTGAAGACAGGAACATGCTTTCCATTTCATTTAATTTTACAAAAGTTACGAATCCTTTTACCGATAATGATTACAGCCTTTCCCGTTCCCCTGCATATAAGGATGGTTGGTATTTAGCAGTTGATAATTGGAGGAGATAG
- the ung gene encoding uracil-DNA glycosylase — translation MSNVNPVIEDSWKPVLNNEFNSQYFYELKKFIVDEKQKYTIYPPGSQIFSAFNYTSFDKVKVVILGQDPYHGQGQANGLCFSVSNGITKPPSLVNIFKELQSDLGIPVPGTGNLEPWAKQGVLLLNATLTVRAGQAGSHQNKGWEIFTDAVIQQLSKQKSGLIFLLWGAYAQAKIKIIDVTKHHVLKAPHPSPLSAYSGFFGCKHFSKTNELLRQMGKEEICWDLNSTKN, via the coding sequence ATGAGTAACGTTAATCCTGTGATAGAAGATAGTTGGAAGCCTGTTTTAAATAACGAGTTTAACAGCCAGTATTTTTATGAACTGAAAAAATTTATTGTTGACGAAAAACAAAAATACACGATATATCCTCCGGGTTCTCAGATTTTTTCAGCTTTTAATTATACTTCGTTTGATAAAGTAAAAGTTGTGATATTAGGTCAGGACCCATATCACGGACAAGGTCAGGCGAATGGTCTGTGTTTTTCTGTTTCAAATGGTATCACAAAACCACCTTCACTCGTAAATATTTTTAAAGAATTGCAAAGCGATTTGGGAATTCCTGTTCCAGGCACTGGAAACCTTGAACCATGGGCAAAACAGGGTGTGCTGCTTCTTAATGCTACGCTTACTGTTCGAGCAGGACAAGCCGGTTCGCATCAGAATAAAGGTTGGGAAATATTTACAGATGCGGTAATTCAACAATTGTCGAAACAAAAAAGCGGATTGATATTTTTATTGTGGGGTGCATATGCACAAGCTAAAATTAAGATCATCGATGTTACAAAACATCATGTTTTAAAAGCTCCGCATCCTTCGCCTTTGTCAGCATACAGCGGATTCTTTGGATGTAAACATTTTTCTAAAACAAATGAATTACTGCGGCAAATGGGTAAAGAAGAAATTTGCTGGGATTTGAATTCAACAAAAAATTAA
- a CDS encoding T9SS type A sorting domain-containing protein, with translation MKKKKVLFSLLAITFTGSVFIMASSQINKQIFTPKNKQSTPSNSSAVGSENQKGGNSLNLTWNELGPDNMGGRTRAILVDKNNANTIYAGGVSGGLWKSTTGGSSWVKINDFAENLGISCIAQGADGAIYAGTGEGLSTSTGNANGSTGFVGKGIYKSTDGSTFTLLTSTIPATENTNNIAWAYVNKIACDPNNANRIYASTNKGLQSSDDGGSSWINPVGVTGVSTDVDVATDGTVITSVNNLCYVSSNGNDNSFVCQSVSGTNGDLPATGVSRIEFAFAPSNPEYIYASVADSTDNSLYNIYKSTNKGDNWSVIGPGGSGLFQPFGKKGNSNNTIAVHPTNPNKIFVGGDNLWVLKDELSTWTQKSLNYLESESSYYIHAGINTIVFSPTNPNIFYIGNNGGISRSLDGGETFETININYSTIQCNNVTASPYGWIMAGTDDNGTLLINPNFPTFPKHAYGLTSKAGGNGGMSTFSYINPEAFFTSSIYGITQRSPDAGSNFYPSTFNQDASNLFYDKKMLPTGYTAGQPSFFAAYYAPIILWECGNDTYSNDSIVFSPAKIANEKFEDKGDGQTKHFTGTLEKGKQPFASIVPGTIQIVSGSIHANDDGSGNIIGSVDNTVSSTISYSDGSYDITFSSAPASSGNILISYETRFNANSYLYIESGNKPAAFWYETLTSIEQGDTIYIQDIIQSKFFVGFDNAIWMTKQALDFANNPKWFKVANIPQTSNHNTQCMALSKDGNYLFVGTADGKLYRLSNLRAAQNATTAECDDTTNCVIGFKELTITTNNKAITSISCDPSNPDNILITLGNYNTTTPYILYSSNALDSDPTFVSKQGNLPYMPVYSSLMPIFESGAVIIGTEHGIYSLDDISASSPQWVEENTGLANVPVYSLWQQQYDYSNVTNYGTIYAGTHGRGVYECTKYTSINDPQTQNNSVSSSALSLSVYPNPVINNAALTYTIPENSDIKIKVLDVTGKMLYSANLSKISKGSHVFNIDCSILKNGTYFIHMQTGSDKAITKFVKIQ, from the coding sequence ATGAAGAAGAAAAAAGTACTTTTTAGCTTATTAGCCATAACTTTTACGGGAAGTGTATTTATTATGGCATCATCACAAATCAATAAACAAATTTTCACTCCTAAAAATAAACAGAGTACCCCAAGTAATTCAAGTGCTGTTGGCAGCGAAAATCAAAAAGGCGGGAATTCGCTTAATTTGACATGGAATGAACTTGGTCCTGATAATATGGGTGGACGTACAAGGGCTATATTAGTTGATAAAAATAATGCTAATACTATTTATGCCGGTGGTGTAAGCGGTGGATTATGGAAATCAACAACCGGAGGTTCTTCATGGGTAAAAATAAATGACTTTGCTGAAAACCTCGGAATTTCATGTATCGCACAGGGAGCGGATGGTGCAATTTATGCAGGCACCGGCGAAGGCCTTTCAACCAGTACCGGAAATGCTAATGGGTCAACAGGATTTGTTGGAAAAGGAATTTACAAATCTACTGATGGAAGTACTTTCACTTTGTTAACATCAACTATTCCTGCAACTGAGAACACAAACAATATTGCATGGGCTTATGTAAATAAAATAGCATGCGACCCAAACAATGCAAACCGTATTTATGCTTCAACCAATAAAGGATTACAAAGTTCAGATGATGGCGGAAGTTCATGGATAAACCCTGTTGGAGTTACCGGAGTATCAACTGATGTTGATGTAGCTACTGATGGTACTGTTATTACAAGCGTTAACAATTTATGTTATGTATCTTCAAATGGGAACGATAATTCTTTTGTATGTCAATCAGTGTCTGGAACAAACGGAGATCTTCCTGCAACCGGAGTTTCAAGAATTGAATTTGCTTTTGCACCATCAAATCCTGAATATATTTATGCAAGTGTTGCCGATTCAACAGATAACTCATTATATAATATTTATAAATCTACAAATAAAGGTGATAACTGGTCTGTTATTGGCCCCGGTGGCAGCGGTTTGTTCCAGCCTTTTGGTAAAAAAGGTAATTCTAACAATACAATTGCTGTTCACCCTACCAATCCAAATAAAATTTTTGTTGGAGGAGATAATTTATGGGTATTGAAGGATGAACTTTCTACCTGGACACAAAAATCATTGAATTATTTGGAATCTGAAAGTAGTTATTACATTCATGCAGGAATTAACACTATTGTTTTTAGCCCAACTAATCCTAATATTTTTTATATAGGTAATAACGGTGGAATTTCACGCAGTTTAGACGGAGGAGAAACATTTGAAACAATAAATATTAATTACAGTACTATTCAGTGTAATAATGTAACAGCATCTCCTTATGGATGGATTATGGCAGGAACAGACGATAACGGAACTTTATTAATTAATCCTAACTTTCCAACATTTCCAAAACATGCTTACGGTCTCACATCCAAGGCTGGCGGAAATGGAGGCATGAGTACATTCTCATATATAAATCCTGAAGCATTTTTCACATCATCAATATACGGAATTACCCAACGTTCACCTGATGCAGGTTCAAACTTCTATCCTTCAACTTTTAACCAGGATGCCAGCAACCTTTTTTATGATAAAAAAATGCTTCCTACCGGTTATACCGCAGGACAACCATCATTCTTTGCAGCATATTATGCTCCAATCATATTATGGGAATGCGGAAATGATACATACTCAAATGATTCTATTGTATTTTCCCCAGCAAAAATTGCTAATGAAAAATTTGAAGATAAAGGCGACGGGCAAACAAAACATTTTACAGGAACTTTAGAAAAAGGAAAACAGCCTTTTGCATCAATAGTTCCAGGAACCATTCAAATTGTTTCCGGTTCTATTCATGCAAATGATGACGGAAGTGGAAATATTATTGGTAGTGTAGACAATACCGTTTCCAGTACAATATCTTATAGTGATGGATCATATGATATTACTTTCTCTTCTGCTCCAGCAAGCAGCGGTAATATTCTTATCTCTTATGAAACAAGATTTAACGCAAATTCATATTTATATATTGAAAGTGGAAATAAACCTGCAGCTTTCTGGTATGAAACTCTAACATCAATTGAACAAGGTGATACGATTTATATACAGGATATTATTCAATCTAAATTCTTTGTTGGTTTTGATAACGCAATTTGGATGACAAAACAAGCATTAGATTTCGCAAACAACCCTAAATGGTTTAAAGTTGCAAATATTCCACAAACCAGCAACCATAATACCCAGTGTATGGCTTTATCTAAAGACGGCAACTATCTTTTTGTTGGAACAGCTGATGGTAAACTATACAGGTTATCAAATTTACGTGCTGCACAGAATGCCACAACTGCTGAATGTGATGATACTACTAATTGTGTAATCGGGTTTAAAGAATTAACAATTACTACTAACAATAAAGCAATCACTTCTATATCTTGCGATCCTAGTAATCCTGATAATATTCTTATAACTCTTGGTAATTACAATACTACTACTCCTTATATTTTATACTCATCGAATGCACTGGATAGTGATCCTACTTTTGTTTCAAAACAAGGAAATTTACCTTATATGCCTGTATATTCTTCATTAATGCCAATTTTTGAATCTGGCGCAGTTATTATAGGAACTGAACATGGCATATATTCGCTTGATGATATTTCAGCATCATCACCTCAGTGGGTTGAAGAAAATACTGGTTTGGCAAATGTTCCTGTTTACTCCCTGTGGCAGCAACAGTATGATTATTCTAATGTTACTAATTATGGTACCATATACGCCGGAACTCATGGCAGAGGCGTTTATGAATGCACAAAATACACTAGTATTAATGATCCTCAAACTCAAAACAATAGTGTCAGCTCATCAGCATTATCTTTATCGGTATATCCAAACCCTGTAATAAATAATGCAGCTTTAACATATACAATTCCTGAAAACAGCGATATTAAAATAAAAGTTCTTGATGTTACAGGAAAAATGTTGTATTCAGCAAATCTTTCTAAAATATCAAAAGGGTCACACGTTTTCAATATTGATTGCAGTATTCTGAAAAACGGAACTTACTTTATACACATGCAAACAGGCTCAGATAAAGCTATTACTAAATTTGTGAAAATTCAATAA
- a CDS encoding radical SAM protein, with protein MLQADLLLITPPFVQLNTPYPATTGLKGFLQEQGYNVAQLDLSIACILELLSAEGLRTIFDFAKNKKCSANAKKILQSKDEYIRYIDAVVHFLQGKDNTFAYSINNGVLPEAKRFNIQQDLEWHFGTDGVHDKAKFLATLFIEDIGDFITECVDSRFGFSRYAEQIGLNAISFQTILDELKIDTPITKMMCDILDKSIKKHHPKIIGITIPFPGNLLMALKSAEYIKQNYPNISIVIGGGFVNTELRQLDESRLFNLVDYVCLDDGELSLLKLLDYIIKGEEKLVRTFKLEKGKVSYINNADEKDLAHEYCGTPDYEGLPLNDYISVCETTNPMHNLWTNGRWNKMTLAHGCYWHRCAFCDISLDYIKRYSSAEATVLCDRIEAIIKQTGQRGFHFTDEAAPPTVLKKLAEEIIHRKLCITWWTNIRFEKSFTFELCELLAESGCVAVSGGLEVASDRLLEKMEKGVTLEQVAKVTAAFRNSGIMIHAYLMYGFPTQTAQETIDALEIVRQMFQQKLLQSAFWHRFSMTVHSPVGMDPAKYGVERIHHSKNSFTQNGCEHIDKSGCDHEKFSKGLTKALYNFIHDNGIDFKLQDWFDFKIPNTKIPPNYIAKFLRKK; from the coding sequence GTGTTGCAAGCTGATCTGTTACTTATTACTCCGCCATTTGTTCAGTTGAATACGCCCTACCCTGCAACCACAGGACTTAAAGGCTTTCTGCAGGAACAAGGTTACAACGTAGCTCAGCTCGACCTCAGCATTGCTTGTATTTTGGAATTACTTTCAGCAGAAGGTTTGAGAACAATATTTGATTTTGCGAAAAATAAAAAATGCTCTGCCAATGCAAAAAAAATTCTTCAATCGAAAGATGAGTACATCAGGTATATTGATGCCGTGGTGCATTTCCTGCAAGGCAAAGACAACACATTTGCATATTCCATCAACAACGGGGTGCTGCCCGAAGCCAAGCGTTTCAACATACAACAGGATCTGGAATGGCATTTCGGAACCGATGGTGTTCACGATAAAGCGAAATTCTTAGCCACATTATTCATTGAAGACATTGGCGATTTTATTACCGAATGTGTTGACAGTCGTTTTGGATTTAGTCGGTATGCCGAGCAAATCGGGTTGAACGCGATCAGCTTTCAAACAATTTTGGATGAACTAAAAATCGATACACCCATTACCAAAATGATGTGTGATATTTTAGATAAGTCGATAAAAAAACATCATCCAAAAATTATCGGCATTACCATTCCCTTTCCCGGAAACCTTTTAATGGCGCTGAAATCGGCAGAGTATATCAAACAAAATTATCCGAATATTTCAATCGTGATTGGCGGCGGATTTGTAAATACCGAATTGCGACAACTTGATGAATCAAGACTTTTTAATTTGGTTGATTATGTTTGCTTAGATGACGGAGAACTCAGCCTTCTAAAATTATTGGATTATATAATAAAAGGTGAAGAAAAGTTAGTGCGGACTTTTAAATTGGAGAAAGGCAAAGTTTCTTATATCAACAATGCTGATGAAAAAGATCTTGCACATGAATATTGCGGAACTCCCGATTATGAAGGCTTGCCGCTGAATGATTACATTTCGGTTTGCGAAACCACCAACCCGATGCATAATTTATGGACCAATGGAAGATGGAATAAAATGACATTGGCACATGGCTGTTACTGGCATCGCTGTGCGTTTTGCGACATTTCGTTGGATTACATAAAGCGCTACAGCAGCGCAGAAGCAACTGTACTATGCGACCGTATAGAAGCAATCATAAAACAAACCGGTCAACGCGGATTTCATTTTACGGATGAAGCCGCACCTCCGACAGTATTGAAAAAATTAGCAGAAGAAATTATTCATCGCAAACTATGCATTACATGGTGGACAAATATCCGTTTTGAAAAATCATTCACTTTTGAATTATGTGAACTATTAGCAGAATCGGGATGTGTAGCCGTATCGGGCGGACTGGAAGTTGCCTCCGATCGTTTGTTGGAGAAAATGGAAAAAGGTGTGACTCTTGAACAGGTAGCAAAAGTTACGGCTGCTTTCCGTAATTCAGGCATCATGATTCACGCCTACCTGATGTATGGTTTCCCGACTCAAACCGCACAGGAAACAATAGATGCATTGGAAATTGTTCGTCAGATGTTCCAGCAAAAACTTTTGCAAAGCGCCTTCTGGCATCGCTTTTCCATGACGGTTCACAGTCCCGTTGGCATGGATCCTGCAAAATACGGTGTAGAGCGCATACATCATTCTAAAAATTCTTTCACTCAAAATGGTTGCGAGCATATTGACAAATCAGGTTGCGATCACGAGAAGTTCAGCAAGGGCTTAACCAAAGCTTTATATAATTTTATTCACGATAACGGTATCGATTTTAAATTACAGGATTGGTTTGATTTTAAAATTCCCAACACCAAGATCCCACCGAATTATATTGCAAAGTTTCTTAGAAAAAAGTAA
- the lipA gene encoding lipoyl synthase has protein sequence MNLPDNNSEKDKYLKKPQWLRKKLPSVNEYSYLKNLLNKNNLHTICESGKCPNIGECWENRTATFMILGDICTRSCSFCAVKTGKPMPPDIEEPSKIAEVIKQMQLKHCVITSVDRDDLDDGGAAIWAQTITLIKKESPNTTIETLIPDFKGNTNNINTVILAKPDIISHNLETVERLTKEVRIQAKYKRSLKVLKFISDSGVTAKSGIMLGLGETEEEIYSTFDDLLSIGCKIITIGQYLQPGKNNLPVKKYILPSDFEKYKQVALSKGFKFVESGPLVRSSYHAEKQIHITTN, from the coding sequence ATGAACTTACCTGATAACAATTCTGAAAAAGATAAATATTTAAAAAAACCACAATGGCTTAGAAAAAAACTTCCATCGGTTAATGAATATTCATACTTAAAAAATTTATTAAATAAAAACAACCTGCATACCATTTGTGAAAGCGGGAAATGCCCGAATATTGGTGAATGCTGGGAAAACAGGACTGCAACATTTATGATACTTGGTGATATTTGCACGCGTTCATGCAGTTTCTGTGCAGTAAAAACCGGGAAACCAATGCCTCCGGATATTGAGGAACCTTCAAAAATTGCTGAAGTAATTAAACAGATGCAACTTAAACATTGTGTTATCACTTCGGTTGACCGTGATGACCTGGATGATGGAGGCGCTGCAATTTGGGCACAAACTATCACACTAATAAAAAAAGAATCACCAAATACTACTATTGAAACTCTTATTCCTGATTTTAAGGGAAATACAAATAATATCAATACTGTTATTCTGGCAAAACCTGACATCATTTCTCATAACCTTGAAACCGTAGAAAGACTAACGAAAGAAGTCCGCATTCAAGCAAAATACAAACGTAGTCTTAAAGTTTTAAAATTCATATCCGATTCTGGAGTAACTGCAAAATCAGGAATAATGCTTGGACTGGGCGAAACGGAAGAAGAAATTTATTCAACTTTCGATGACCTTCTTTCAATTGGGTGTAAAATAATTACAATTGGTCAGTACCTGCAACCCGGGAAAAATAATCTGCCTGTAAAAAAATATATATTACCTTCTGATTTTGAAAAATATAAACAAGTTGCTTTATCAAAAGGATTTAAATTTGTTGAAAGCGGACCTTTGGTTCGTTCATCTTATCATGCCGAGAAACAAATACATATTACCACAAACTGA
- the rmuC gene encoding DNA recombination protein RmuC, with protein MEILYIIIGIVIGIAIGWLLSVNKNKQQTSEMQSKLQEAEMKKISELAASDKAKEIAEDRYKQLFDNYNNVDAELKSERIKSEELGKRISKAEVEYRNLLEKLNTQKAEMDELQKKFSTEFENIANKILKTHSQEFTQTNLKNIGEILTPLKEKIGDFEKKVNEAYDKELRDKYSLREEVKKLYELNSKISNEANNLTKALKGDSKKQGNWGELVLDKIMERSGLTRGAEYETQYSTTSEDGKRIQPDVVVFLPDKKHIIIDSKVSLVAYEHFVNTNDDAERQQFLKEHINSIRTHIKGLSEKNYQSSKDLNSPDFVLLFIPIESSFGVAVQQDQQLFSFAWDNKIVIVTPSTLLATLKTISSIWKQENQTRNAMEIARQGGALYDKFVGFVNDLEKVGKGINLLHETYDDAMKKLQTGSGNLINKVESIRKLGIKTSKQLPEKYNQENGDNLLSENNG; from the coding sequence ATGGAAATTCTATATATAATTATTGGGATTGTTATTGGTATTGCAATTGGATGGCTTCTTTCAGTAAATAAAAATAAGCAGCAGACATCTGAAATGCAATCGAAATTACAGGAAGCTGAAATGAAAAAAATATCGGAGCTTGCAGCAAGCGATAAAGCCAAGGAAATTGCAGAAGACCGCTACAAACAATTATTTGATAATTATAATAATGTTGATGCCGAATTAAAATCGGAAAGAATAAAATCGGAAGAACTTGGTAAAAGAATTTCTAAGGCTGAAGTTGAATACCGCAACCTGCTTGAAAAATTGAATACTCAAAAAGCAGAGATGGATGAGTTGCAGAAAAAATTTTCAACCGAATTTGAAAACATTGCAAATAAAATTTTAAAAACACATTCGCAGGAATTCACCCAAACCAATTTGAAAAATATAGGGGAAATTTTAACCCCGTTAAAAGAAAAGATTGGCGATTTTGAAAAGAAAGTGAATGAGGCTTATGATAAGGAACTGCGTGATAAATATAGCCTTCGAGAAGAAGTGAAAAAATTATATGAACTGAACAGCAAGATCAGCAACGAAGCAAATAATTTGACCAAAGCATTAAAAGGTGATTCGAAAAAGCAAGGCAATTGGGGTGAACTGGTGCTCGATAAAATAATGGAGCGTTCAGGGCTAACACGTGGTGCTGAATACGAAACACAATACAGCACTACTTCTGAAGACGGCAAACGCATTCAGCCTGATGTGGTGGTTTTTCTTCCCGATAAAAAACATATCATCATCGATTCAAAAGTTTCGCTGGTGGCGTATGAACATTTTGTAAACACCAATGATGATGCGGAAAGGCAACAATTCTTAAAAGAACATATTAATTCTATTCGCACGCACATCAAAGGACTGAGCGAGAAAAATTACCAGTCATCTAAAGATTTAAATTCACCCGATTTTGTTTTGCTTTTCATTCCAATTGAATCATCGTTTGGTGTGGCTGTGCAGCAAGACCAGCAATTGTTCAGCTTTGCATGGGATAATAAAATTGTTATTGTAACGCCGTCAACTTTATTGGCAACATTAAAAACAATTTCATCCATCTGGAAACAGGAAAACCAGACACGCAATGCAATGGAAATAGCACGACAGGGCGGAGCGCTGTATGATAAATTTGTTGGCTTTGTAAACGATTTGGAAAAAGTTGGAAAAGGAATTAACCTGCTTCATGAAACATATGACGATGCAATGAAGAAATTGCAAACAGGCTCAGGCAACCTCATCAATAAAGTTGAAAGCATCCGCAAGCTGGGAATTAAAACATCAAAGCAATTGCCTGAAAAATATAACCAGGAAAACGGGGATAACTTACTTTCTGAAAACAACGGATGA
- a CDS encoding ABC transporter permease, protein MKINFYRKKNYDGIGSLSAIAFRKFRKDKLSMFMFCLVMFAVIIAIAGYLITPDSTPFANAQHIEIAAKNPGFTIPMLKVEKNQIENKTNFFNTMLYGKESDYVYYPLYSWHFEGANIITEDYSGDTPNDGTFRSFNIADVIYSLSDEKQILIQNDKIKFITIDGVLHEEKISDLQKEIINKNIIDKTFLFGTDKFGRDVLSQLIIGTRVSLSVGFISVIISLIVGIFLGALAGFFRGWIDNLIVWLINVVWSIPTLLLVIAITFALGKGFWQVFIAVGLTMWVDVARVVRGQIFSIREKEFVEAGRALGYRNSRIIFRHILPNVMGPVIVISAANFSASILMEAGLSFLGIGVQPPMPSWGTMIKEHYAYIILNSAHLAILPGIAIMLMVLAFMIIGNGLRDALDTRSVDK, encoded by the coding sequence ATGAAGATTAATTTTTACAGGAAAAAGAATTATGATGGTATAGGTTCCTTGTCTGCCATAGCTTTCAGGAAATTCAGGAAGGATAAACTTTCCATGTTCATGTTTTGTCTTGTGATGTTTGCTGTTATTATTGCCATTGCCGGATATCTTATCACACCCGATTCTACGCCCTTTGCCAATGCTCAGCATATTGAAATTGCAGCAAAGAACCCGGGCTTCACCATTCCAATGCTCAAGGTAGAGAAAAATCAAATTGAAAATAAAACGAATTTTTTCAATACGATGCTTTATGGAAAAGAAAGCGATTATGTTTATTATCCTTTGTACTCATGGCATTTTGAAGGAGCAAATATTATCACCGAAGATTATTCCGGCGATACTCCTAACGATGGAACCTTTCGCAGTTTTAATATTGCCGATGTGATTTATTCTTTATCGGATGAAAAACAAATTCTGATACAAAACGATAAAATAAAATTCATCACTATTGACGGGGTTTTGCACGAAGAAAAAATTTCTGATTTGCAGAAAGAAATTATAAACAAAAATATTATAGATAAAACATTTTTATTCGGTACCGATAAATTTGGCCGTGATGTGTTAAGCCAGTTGATAATAGGAACGCGGGTTTCATTATCTGTTGGATTTATATCTGTAATTATTTCTTTAATAGTTGGAATTTTTCTTGGCGCACTGGCAGGCTTTTTCAGGGGATGGATTGATAATTTGATAGTGTGGCTTATAAATGTAGTTTGGTCAATTCCTACATTGCTGCTGGTTATCGCAATTACCTTTGCTTTAGGAAAAGGTTTCTGGCAGGTGTTTATTGCTGTAGGTTTAACAATGTGGGTTGATGTGGCTCGTGTGGTACGCGGACAAATTTTTAGCATACGCGAAAAAGAATTCGTGGAAGCGGGACGTGCATTAGGTTATCGTAATTCTCGAATTATTTTCCGACACATTCTTCCAAATGTAATGGGTCCGGTGATTGTAATTTCAGCAGCAAATTTTTCTGCATCTATTTTAATGGAAGCCGGATTAAGTTTTTTAGGAATAGGAGTACAGCCGCCCATGCCTTCGTGGGGTACAATGATAAAAGAACACTATGCATATATTATTTTAAATTCTGCTCACCTTGCAATACTTCCCGGAATTGCAATCATGCTGATGGTGCTTGCATTTATGATTATTGGCAATGGTTTACGCGATGCGCTGGATACGCGAAGTGTGGATAAATAA